One Chordicoccus furentiruminis DNA window includes the following coding sequences:
- a CDS encoding ABC transporter ATP-binding protein, giving the protein MLDVKNISKTFNPDTVNEKRALKGVSLHLDEGDFVTVIGGNGAGKSTLLNAIAGVWPVDSGSITIAGQDVTGLPDYRRAFLIGRVFQDPMTGTAATMQIDENLALAARRGQRRGLSWGITAQEREDYRERLKLLDLGLDERLTQKVGLLSGGQRQALTLLMATLQRPKLLLLDEHTAALDPKTAEKVLNATERVVTSGHLTTLMITHNMRDAILHGNRLIMMNEGEIVLDIRGDEKKKLTVEKLLHEFEVAAGEEFSSDKAILG; this is encoded by the coding sequence ATGCTGGACGTGAAGAACATCTCGAAGACTTTCAATCCGGACACGGTCAACGAGAAACGTGCGCTCAAGGGTGTGAGCCTTCATCTTGACGAGGGCGATTTCGTGACGGTGATCGGCGGAAACGGGGCGGGCAAATCGACGCTTCTCAACGCGATCGCCGGCGTCTGGCCGGTGGACAGCGGCTCCATCACCATCGCCGGCCAGGATGTGACCGGACTGCCGGATTACCGGCGGGCTTTCCTGATCGGCCGGGTGTTCCAGGACCCGATGACCGGCACGGCCGCGACGATGCAGATTGACGAGAACCTGGCGCTGGCCGCCCGGAGAGGGCAGCGGCGCGGCCTCAGCTGGGGCATCACCGCGCAGGAGCGCGAGGATTACCGCGAGCGGCTGAAGCTGCTGGATCTGGGGCTTGACGAGCGGCTGACGCAGAAGGTCGGTCTGCTGTCCGGCGGACAGAGACAGGCACTGACCCTTCTGATGGCGACGCTTCAGCGACCGAAGCTCCTTCTGCTCGACGAGCACACGGCGGCGCTGGATCCCAAGACGGCCGAGAAGGTGCTGAACGCGACGGAGCGCGTCGTTACCTCGGGCCATCTGACGACGCTGATGATCACCCACAACATGAGGGACGCGATCCTTCACGGGAACCGTCTGATCATGATGAACGAGGGGGAGATCGTGCTCGATATCCGGGGTGATGAGAAGAAGAAGCTGACGGTGGAGAAGCTGCTCCATGAGTTTGAGGTGGCGGCCGGCGAGGAATTTTCCAGCGACAAGGCCATCCTGGGATAA